The following proteins are co-located in the Colletotrichum lupini chromosome 4, complete sequence genome:
- a CDS encoding POS9-activating factor FAP7 — protein sequence MRTSPNIIVAGTPGVGKTTHCEELARRTGLKHLSVNQVVKDRECHEGWDDEFQSWIVDEDKLLDAIEGDVQDGGYIIDWHACDLFPKSWIDLVVVLRVDSTTLYDRLAARKYPETKLQENLDSEIMEVLLQEAREAFDEEIVVELTSNTSDEMETNISRVEAWLEQWKKDHSS from the exons ATGAGAACGTCACCAAACATCATTGTCGCTGGTACGCCAGGCGTGGGCAAGACGACGCACTGCGAAGAGCTCGCCAGGCGTACAGGCCTCAAGCACCTCTCGGTTAACCAAGTTGTCAAAGATCGGGAGTGCCATGAGGGCTGGGATGACGAGTTTCAGAGTTGGATTGTTGACGAGGACAAG TTGCTCGATGCCATCGAGGGAGACGTTCAGGATGGGGGCTACATTATTGACTGGCACGCCTGCGACTTGTTCCCCAAAAGTTGGATTGACCTCGTTGTTGTGCTGCGTGTGGATTCGACCACACTCTATGATCGTCTAGCAGCAAG GAAATATCCCGAGACCAAACTCCAGGAAAATCTAGACTCGGAAATCATGGAGGTATTGCTGCAAGAAGCCAGGGAGGCCTTCGATGAGGAGATAGTTGTGGAGCTTACAAGCAACACATCCGATGAAATGGAGACCAACATTTCGAGGGTTGAGGCATGGCTTGAGCAATGGAAGAAGGATCACTCGTCATGA